A window from Mesorhizobium sp. WSM2240 encodes these proteins:
- a CDS encoding methyltransferase domain-containing protein: MNSDIVDLRSFYATTLGRIAERSIAMALASIWASLPDERLVGLGYALPWLDRFGADAERVFAFMPATQGAVFWPANGPSATALVFDEELPLVDSSVDRMLLVHSLEHAENPRETLKEIWRVLAPAGRVVIVAPNRRGIWARFEHTPFGTGRPFSRAQLNALLREANFTPSAWSEALLFPPSKRRWMLRFHSILERAGRRCWPIFSGVVIVEAQKRLYQGLPVAKRASRRVFVPVLTPQGAQTARMPPEV, encoded by the coding sequence ATGAATTCGGACATCGTCGATCTGCGCTCCTTCTACGCCACCACGCTCGGCCGCATCGCCGAGCGGTCGATCGCTATGGCGCTTGCCTCGATTTGGGCCAGCCTTCCCGATGAGCGGCTGGTGGGGCTCGGCTACGCGCTGCCCTGGCTCGACCGTTTCGGCGCAGATGCCGAGCGGGTCTTCGCCTTCATGCCGGCGACGCAGGGGGCGGTTTTCTGGCCCGCCAATGGGCCTTCCGCGACGGCGCTGGTATTCGACGAGGAACTGCCGCTGGTTGATTCCTCCGTCGACCGCATGCTGCTGGTCCATTCGCTCGAACACGCCGAAAATCCGCGCGAGACCTTGAAGGAGATCTGGCGCGTGCTGGCGCCGGCGGGCCGCGTTGTCATCGTGGCGCCGAACCGCCGCGGCATCTGGGCGCGCTTCGAGCACACGCCCTTCGGCACCGGCAGGCCGTTTTCGCGCGCCCAGCTTAACGCGCTGCTTCGCGAGGCGAATTTCACCCCGTCGGCGTGGTCGGAAGCGCTGCTCTTTCCGCCTTCGAAACGGCGCTGGATGCTGCGCTTCCACAGCATCCTCGAGCGCGCCGGCCGGCGCTGCTGGCCGATTTTTTCCGGCGTCGTCATTGTCGAGGCGCAGAAGCGGCTCTATCAGGGCCTACCCGTCGCAAAGCGCGCCTCCCGCCGCGTCTTCGTGCCGGTGCTTACACCGCAGGGCGCACAGACCGCCAGGATGCCGCCCGAGGTCTGA
- a CDS encoding queuosine precursor transporter: MKFSSAYLPFVAVMALVVVASNILVQFPVAGQIGDLSLADLLTWGAFAYPFAFLVTDLANRRYGPEMARRVVFAGFMVAVVCSILIPPLMFRYGLIGFDTAADRLARIAIASGSAFLLAQLLDITVFNRLRRQSWWRAPVIGSLTGSVLDTAMFFTIAFASAFAFVGPDDAFALEAAPLLGVLPVEAARWMSWALGDLAVKLLIAVFALIPYRLIAARWSQPALA, from the coding sequence ATGAAATTCTCTTCCGCATATCTGCCTTTCGTGGCCGTCATGGCGCTTGTCGTCGTGGCATCGAACATCCTGGTACAGTTCCCCGTCGCGGGGCAGATCGGCGACCTGTCGCTCGCCGACCTTCTGACCTGGGGCGCCTTCGCCTATCCGTTCGCCTTCCTGGTCACCGATCTCGCCAACCGCCGCTACGGCCCCGAAATGGCGCGCCGCGTCGTGTTCGCCGGTTTCATGGTGGCGGTCGTCTGCTCGATTCTCATCCCGCCGCTGATGTTCCGCTACGGGCTGATCGGCTTCGATACCGCAGCCGACAGGCTGGCGCGCATCGCGATCGCGTCCGGTTCGGCCTTCCTGCTGGCCCAGCTTCTCGACATCACCGTCTTCAACCGGCTGCGCCGGCAAAGCTGGTGGCGCGCGCCGGTCATCGGCTCGCTGACCGGATCGGTGCTCGACACCGCAATGTTCTTCACAATCGCATTCGCCAGCGCCTTCGCCTTCGTCGGCCCCGACGATGCGTTCGCACTGGAGGCGGCGCCGCTGCTAGGCGTGCTGCCCGTCGAGGCGGCGCGCTGGATGTCATGGGCGCTGGGCGACCTTGCCGTGAAGCTTCTGATCGCCGTCTTCGCGCTGATCCCCTACCGGCTGATCGCGGCGCGCTGGAGTCAGCCCGCACTGGCTTAG
- the hisC gene encoding histidinol-phosphate transaminase produces MTQPIDQSRPQPKPGVMDIAAYVPGKSTAPAGVAKVHKLSSNENPLGASPAAIEAAREVAGQLEFYPDGSATKLREAIAEAHGLNPANIVCSNGSDEIIGLLAQSYLQPGDEGVFTEHGFLVYRIYIQAAGAVPVVAKETNETADVDAILAAVTPRTKIVFLANPNNPTGTYIPFEGVRRLHAGLPKHVLLVLDAAYAEYVRRNDYESGIELVSSSQNVVMTRTFSKIHGLGGVRVGWAYAPAHIVDALNRMRGPFNVNAVAIEAGAAAMRDRAHVERTVAHNEKWLGWLSQELPKLGLRVTPSVGNFVLIHFPADEKHSAAAADDYLTARGYILRRVAAYGFPNALRMTIGTEEANRGVVAALAEFLKS; encoded by the coding sequence ATGACGCAGCCGATCGATCAAAGCCGCCCGCAGCCCAAGCCAGGCGTCATGGACATCGCCGCCTATGTGCCGGGCAAGAGCACCGCGCCCGCGGGCGTCGCCAAGGTCCACAAGCTGTCGTCGAACGAAAACCCGCTCGGCGCCTCGCCTGCAGCGATCGAGGCGGCGCGCGAGGTAGCCGGCCAGCTCGAATTCTATCCGGACGGCTCCGCCACCAAGCTGCGCGAGGCGATCGCCGAGGCGCATGGGCTGAACCCGGCGAACATCGTCTGCTCCAACGGGTCGGACGAGATCATCGGCCTGCTCGCCCAGAGTTACCTCCAGCCCGGCGACGAGGGCGTGTTCACCGAGCACGGCTTCCTGGTCTATCGCATCTACATACAGGCCGCCGGCGCCGTCCCTGTCGTCGCCAAGGAAACGAACGAGACCGCCGATGTCGATGCGATCCTGGCCGCGGTGACGCCGAGGACCAAGATCGTCTTCCTCGCCAACCCCAACAATCCGACCGGCACCTACATTCCTTTCGAGGGAGTCCGCCGGCTGCATGCCGGCCTGCCGAAGCATGTGCTCCTGGTGCTCGATGCGGCCTATGCCGAATATGTCCGCCGCAACGATTATGAATCCGGCATCGAACTGGTCTCGTCGTCGCAGAACGTGGTGATGACCCGCACCTTCTCGAAGATCCACGGCCTCGGCGGCGTACGCGTCGGCTGGGCCTATGCGCCGGCCCATATCGTCGATGCGCTGAACCGCATGCGCGGGCCGTTCAACGTCAATGCGGTGGCGATCGAAGCCGGCGCAGCCGCGATGCGCGACCGCGCCCATGTCGAGCGCACTGTCGCGCACAATGAAAAATGGCTCGGCTGGCTGAGCCAGGAACTGCCGAAGCTCGGCCTGCGCGTCACGCCCAGCGTCGGCAATTTCGTCCTGATCCACTTCCCGGCGGACGAGAAGCATTCGGCAGCGGCCGCCGACGATTATCTGACCGCGCGCGGCTATATCTTGCGCAGGGTGGCAGCCTACGGCTTCCCGAATGCGCTGCGCATGACCATCGGCACCGAAGAGGCCAATCGCGGCGTGGTCGCCGCACTCGCTGAATTCCTGAAAAGCTGA
- the gloB gene encoding hydroxyacylglutathione hydrolase has product MPLQIDQFMCRSDNFGVLVHDETTGETALIDAPEERPILAAVERTGWTPTVILTTHHHGDHVEANLALKQRFGLRIIGPEAEATKIPGIDDTVEDGSVIPFGGEEIRVISTPGHTVGHVSYYFPKSKVAFTADTLFALGCGRLFEAKAPVMLQSLKKLAALPPETTVYCGHEYTQANARFALSVDPTNSALRERAAEIDRLRLEGKPTLPTTIGEELATNPFLRWHDPAIRRNLGMETASDEDVFAEIRKRKDIF; this is encoded by the coding sequence ATGCCGTTGCAGATCGACCAGTTCATGTGCCGGAGCGACAATTTCGGCGTGCTCGTGCATGATGAGACGACCGGGGAGACGGCGCTGATCGACGCGCCGGAAGAGCGTCCGATCCTTGCCGCTGTCGAGCGCACCGGCTGGACGCCGACGGTGATCCTCACGACGCACCACCATGGCGACCATGTCGAGGCCAATCTGGCGTTGAAGCAGCGGTTCGGCCTGCGCATCATCGGCCCGGAGGCGGAGGCCACGAAAATTCCCGGCATCGACGACACGGTCGAGGATGGTTCGGTCATCCCGTTCGGCGGAGAGGAGATCCGCGTGATTTCCACGCCGGGCCATACAGTAGGCCACGTCTCCTATTATTTTCCCAAGTCGAAGGTGGCGTTCACCGCTGACACCCTGTTTGCGCTAGGCTGCGGCCGGCTGTTCGAGGCGAAGGCGCCGGTGATGCTGCAATCGCTGAAGAAACTCGCCGCGCTGCCGCCCGAAACGACTGTCTATTGCGGCCACGAATATACGCAGGCCAATGCCCGCTTCGCGCTTTCCGTCGATCCGACCAATTCGGCGCTGAGGGAACGCGCCGCAGAGATCGACCGGTTGCGCCTCGAAGGCAAGCCGACACTGCCAACGACGATCGGCGAGGAGCTCGCGACCAATCCGTTCCTGCGCTGGCACGATCCGGCGATCCGCCGCAACCTCGGCATGGAAACAGCGTCGGACGAGGACGTCTTCGCCGAAATCCGCAAGCGCAAGGACATCTTCTAG
- a CDS encoding DUF1194 domain-containing protein, with protein sequence MKAALPLLLWLACHWPVPAHADAVAVDVELVLAVDVSESMDPEEFAIQRAGYAAALRHPGFIRAVLSGPNSRIALSYFEWAGTVRRQSIVPWQVIDGADSARAFADSVESLPADVFRGTSISAALDFGASSIETNGFDGARRVIDVSGDGPNNFGGPVMQARDAALRRNIVVNGLPILIRPSPIFPAIDRYYAECVTGGPGSFVLPIRSISEFATAIRRKLILEVSGASPDPRVLPAQAGAPVDCLVGERERQRLSDRFYPELDR encoded by the coding sequence ATGAAAGCGGCACTGCCCCTGCTTCTCTGGCTTGCATGCCATTGGCCGGTCCCGGCCCACGCCGACGCCGTTGCGGTCGATGTCGAACTGGTGCTGGCGGTCGACGTGTCCGAATCGATGGACCCGGAAGAGTTCGCCATCCAGCGCGCCGGCTATGCAGCGGCGCTCCGCCATCCCGGCTTCATCCGGGCCGTCCTTTCTGGCCCGAATAGCCGCATCGCGCTCAGCTATTTCGAATGGGCGGGGACGGTTCGCCGGCAGTCAATCGTGCCCTGGCAGGTGATCGACGGCGCCGACAGCGCGCGAGCCTTTGCCGACAGCGTGGAAAGCCTGCCGGCCGACGTGTTCCGGGGCACGTCGATCTCGGCGGCGTTGGACTTTGGCGCGTCTTCGATCGAGACGAACGGTTTCGACGGCGCGCGCCGCGTCATCGATGTCTCCGGCGACGGTCCCAATAATTTCGGCGGCCCGGTCATGCAGGCGCGCGACGCGGCGCTCCGCCGCAACATCGTCGTCAACGGCCTGCCGATCCTGATCCGGCCGTCGCCGATCTTCCCGGCGATCGACCGCTACTACGCCGAGTGCGTTACCGGCGGCCCCGGCTCCTTTGTGCTGCCGATCCGCTCGATCTCGGAGTTCGCGACAGCCATCCGGCGAAAGCTCATCCTGGAAGTCAGCGGAGCCTCGCCCGATCCGCGGGTCCTTCCGGCGCAGGCGGGCGCGCCGGTCGATTGCCTCGTCGGCGAACGCGAAAGGCAGCGGCTTTCGGACCGGTTTTATCCGGAACTGGACAGGTAG
- a CDS encoding lysoplasmalogenase: MMPFAGGIEATANATLLFSLAAAVVYGLILNTRETLLRSAAKTLAVALLAALAFIHGGPLLLVAALALSALGDAFLSRDGDKAFLGGLASFLAAHLVYIALFSLAGAGLEPLWQPWRAVLAAAMAAFAATMLIMLWQRVGPDLRLPVAAYAVAILGMGVSALTLDNVWIIVGAVLFMASDGLLAVEKFLVAAISQHREWMRHAVWALYYAAQLMITLEFLL, translated from the coding sequence ATGATGCCGTTTGCCGGCGGCATAGAGGCGACGGCCAACGCGACGCTCCTCTTCTCGCTCGCCGCTGCGGTCGTTTACGGGCTGATCCTGAATACGCGCGAAACGTTGCTGCGCTCGGCCGCCAAGACGCTTGCCGTTGCGCTGCTGGCGGCGCTTGCCTTCATCCACGGCGGGCCGCTCCTGCTTGTGGCCGCGCTGGCGCTCAGCGCCCTCGGCGACGCCTTCCTGTCGCGCGACGGCGACAAGGCATTCCTCGGCGGCCTCGCCAGCTTTCTTGCCGCGCATCTCGTCTATATCGCGCTGTTTTCGCTGGCGGGCGCCGGGCTTGAACCGCTCTGGCAGCCATGGCGGGCGGTTCTCGCCGCAGCCATGGCCGCGTTCGCCGCAACAATGCTCATTATGCTGTGGCAGCGGGTCGGGCCGGATCTGCGCCTGCCGGTCGCGGCCTATGCCGTGGCGATCCTGGGCATGGGCGTTTCAGCGCTGACGCTGGACAATGTCTGGATCATCGTGGGCGCGGTGCTGTTCATGGCTTCCGACGGACTGCTCGCCGTCGAAAAGTTTCTCGTCGCCGCCATCTCCCAACATCGCGAATGGATGCGCCATGCAGTCTGGGCGTTGTACTACGCCGCGCAGCTTATGATCACGCTGGAGTTTCTGCTGTAG
- a CDS encoding EamA family transporter produces the protein MGRATLIGFSAVAMWASLALFTDASGAVPPFLLSAITFAIGTLVGLVARLFMPAQPRREKIPPQVWIIGIGGLFGYHFFYFTALRNAPAVEASLIAYLWPLLIVLGSALMPGERLRWNHIAGALLGLAGTFMIVTKGGGLAFESRYLFGYAMAGACAFLWSGYSLLSRRFAAVPTSIVTWFCAVTSALSLVCHFALEETVLPSGVSQWLAVLGLGLMPVGAAFYAWDYGVKRGNIQVLGAASYAAPLLSTLVLIVAGFAEPTLSIIAACLLITSGAVLAAKSLLFGKGSATARRAEA, from the coding sequence ATGGGGCGCGCCACACTGATCGGCTTTTCGGCAGTCGCCATGTGGGCGTCGCTGGCGCTCTTCACCGACGCCTCCGGCGCGGTGCCGCCGTTTCTGCTCTCTGCCATCACATTCGCGATCGGCACGCTGGTCGGGCTCGTCGCGCGCCTGTTCATGCCGGCTCAGCCGCGGCGTGAAAAAATCCCGCCGCAGGTGTGGATCATCGGCATTGGCGGCCTGTTCGGCTACCACTTCTTCTATTTCACGGCGCTGCGCAACGCGCCGGCGGTCGAGGCCAGCCTGATCGCCTATCTGTGGCCGCTGCTGATCGTGCTCGGCTCGGCGCTGATGCCGGGCGAGCGGCTGCGCTGGAACCATATCGCCGGCGCGCTGCTTGGCCTTGCCGGCACCTTCATGATCGTCACCAAGGGCGGCGGGCTCGCCTTCGAGAGCCGATATCTGTTCGGCTATGCCATGGCGGGGGCATGCGCCTTCCTCTGGTCCGGCTATTCGCTTCTGTCGCGCCGCTTTGCCGCCGTCCCGACCAGCATCGTCACATGGTTCTGCGCCGTGACGTCGGCCCTGTCTCTGGTCTGCCATTTCGCGCTGGAGGAAACCGTGCTGCCGTCGGGCGTTTCGCAGTGGCTGGCGGTGCTCGGCCTCGGGCTGATGCCGGTAGGGGCGGCCTTCTACGCCTGGGACTATGGCGTCAAGCGCGGCAACATCCAGGTTCTTGGCGCTGCCAGCTACGCCGCGCCCCTGCTCTCGACGCTGGTGCTGATCGTGGCCGGCTTCGCCGAGCCGACGCTCAGCATCATCGCCGCCTGCCTGCTGATCACCTCTGGCGCGGTGCTGGCGGCGAAGTCGCTGCTGTTCGGCAAGGGCTCGGCAACGGCGCGCCGGGCCGAAGCATGA
- a CDS encoding helix-turn-helix domain-containing protein, with translation MLRTIFAGRHRYNELADITEKISTNILADRLARLEAYGLITKRAYQHNPERFEYHLTRRGADFLPILQQLALWAREHIPDRWSLPDWFAEGKAAQFYPDLGTEDTAFSPRAG, from the coding sequence GTGCTGCGGACGATCTTTGCAGGCCGCCATCGCTACAATGAACTCGCCGACATCACCGAGAAAATCTCGACCAATATCCTGGCCGACCGGCTCGCGCGGCTTGAGGCGTACGGGCTGATCACGAAACGTGCCTATCAGCATAATCCGGAGCGCTTCGAATATCACCTGACGAGGCGGGGAGCGGATTTTCTTCCGATTCTGCAGCAGCTCGCCCTTTGGGCGCGGGAACATATTCCGGACCGCTGGTCGCTGCCGGACTGGTTCGCCGAAGGAAAGGCCGCGCAGTTTTATCCTGATCTCGGGACAGAGGACACCGCGTTCAGTCCTCGTGCAGGATGA
- a CDS encoding cupin domain-containing protein: MSAAEIIAALGMKRHPEGGWYAETFRDGPGRGHSTAIYFLLEKGDISAWHRVKDAAEVWHFYAGAAIELTVHEESGGISSHRLGPDILGGERPQHVVPAGWWQTAKSLGEWTLVGCTVAPGFEFAQFELAEPGWEPEGEAKPSR, translated from the coding sequence ATGTCCGCGGCCGAGATCATCGCGGCGCTAGGCATGAAGCGGCATCCCGAAGGCGGCTGGTATGCCGAGACTTTTCGCGACGGTCCCGGCCGGGGCCACTCGACGGCGATCTACTTCCTGCTTGAGAAGGGCGATATCTCGGCCTGGCACCGGGTGAAGGACGCGGCCGAGGTCTGGCATTTCTATGCCGGCGCTGCGATCGAGCTGACGGTTCACGAGGAGAGCGGCGGCATTTCGAGCCATCGGCTCGGGCCGGATATTCTCGGCGGCGAGCGGCCGCAGCATGTCGTGCCGGCGGGATGGTGGCAGACGGCGAAAAGCCTCGGCGAGTGGACACTGGTCGGCTGCACAGTCGCGCCCGGCTTCGAATTCGCTCAGTTCGAACTGGCGGAGCCGGGCTGGGAGCCCGAGGGCGAGGCGAAGCCGAGCCGGTGA
- the rpmB gene encoding 50S ribosomal protein L28, with protein MSRACELTGKAVMSGNNVSHANNKTRRRFLPNLLNVTLISEALNQNVRLRISANALRTVEHRGGLDAFLAKADVAELSQRARLLKKQIAKKAAEQAAA; from the coding sequence ATGTCCCGCGCTTGTGAACTGACCGGCAAGGCCGTTATGTCCGGCAACAATGTGAGCCACGCCAACAACAAGACGCGTCGCCGCTTCCTGCCCAATCTCCTCAACGTGACGCTGATCTCGGAGGCGCTGAACCAGAATGTGCGCCTGCGCATTTCGGCCAACGCACTGCGCACAGTCGAGCACCGCGGCGGCCTCGACGCTTTCCTGGCCAAGGCCGATGTCGCCGAGCTTTCACAGCGCGCGCGCCTGTTGAAGAAGCAGATCGCCAAGAAGGCCGCCGAACAGGCCGCCGCCTAA
- a CDS encoding prephenate/arogenate dehydrogenase family protein, which produces MSEAMFEKIALVGIGLIGSSLARVIRREKLAGHIAISTRSTATLKRAKELGLGHSYTTDAAEAVRDADLVIISVPVGSSGEVAAQIAPALKAGAIVTDVGSTKRSVIAQIEPHMPANVHFIPGHPLAGTEKSGPDAGFADLFENRWCIFTPLPGTDAAALGKLSEFWRRCGSNIDTMDPEHHDMVLAIVSHLPHIIAYNIVGTADDLEAVTKTEVIKYSASGFRDFTRLAASDPTMWRDVCLHNKDAILEMLARFSEDLASLQRAIRWGDGDKLFDMFTRTRAVRRSIIEAGQDIDVPDFGRQAIEHPDVLAAQPKS; this is translated from the coding sequence ATGTCCGAAGCCATGTTTGAAAAGATTGCCCTGGTGGGCATCGGCCTGATCGGCTCGTCGCTGGCCCGGGTGATCCGCCGCGAGAAGCTGGCCGGCCACATCGCCATCTCTACGCGCAGCACCGCTACATTGAAGCGGGCGAAGGAGCTCGGCCTCGGCCACTCCTACACGACCGACGCGGCGGAAGCAGTCAGGGATGCCGACCTCGTCATCATCTCCGTGCCGGTCGGCTCGTCGGGCGAAGTCGCCGCGCAGATCGCGCCGGCGCTGAAGGCCGGCGCCATCGTTACCGATGTCGGCTCGACCAAGCGTTCGGTGATCGCACAGATCGAACCGCATATGCCGGCCAACGTCCATTTCATTCCGGGCCATCCGCTCGCCGGCACGGAAAAATCCGGCCCCGACGCCGGCTTCGCAGATCTTTTCGAGAACCGCTGGTGCATCTTCACGCCGCTGCCCGGCACCGACGCCGCGGCGCTCGGAAAACTGTCCGAATTCTGGAGGCGCTGCGGCTCGAATATCGACACGATGGACCCCGAGCACCACGACATGGTGCTGGCCATCGTCTCGCATCTGCCGCACATCATCGCCTACAACATCGTCGGCACAGCTGACGATCTCGAAGCCGTCACCAAGACCGAGGTAATCAAATACTCGGCCTCGGGTTTCCGCGACTTCACCCGCCTTGCCGCCTCCGATCCGACCATGTGGCGCGACGTCTGCCTGCACAACAAGGACGCGATCCTCGAAATGCTGGCGCGGTTTTCCGAGGATCTCGCCTCGCTGCAGCGCGCCATACGCTGGGGCGACGGCGACAAGCTGTTCGACATGTTCACCCGCACCCGCGCCGTGCGCCGCTCGATCATCGAGGCCGGCCAGGATATCGACGTTCCGGATTTCGGTCGTCAGGCGATCGAACATCCGGATGTGCTCGCAGCTCAGCCGAAGTCATGA
- the metA gene encoding homoserine O-succinyltransferase, with the protein MPIKIHDQLPAHEVLVREGVSVMDERTARRQDIRPLQIGLLNLMPNKIRTETQFARLIGASPLQVELTLVRIGNHRPKNTPEDHLITFYQTWEEVAERKFDGFIVTGAPVELLPFEEVSYWEELTRIFDWTTSHVHSSFFICWGAMAAARHFHGVAKHTLEKKAFGVFRHRNHAPASPYLAGFSDDFAIPVSRWTEVRAADIPTGSGLEMLMESDETGPCLLAETTGNRLYMFNHIEYDSTSLKEEYDRDVAAGVSIEVPHEYFPDDDPARPPLNRWRSHAHLLFGNWINQVYQTTPYEIEKIGEAPQLVMP; encoded by the coding sequence ATGCCGATCAAAATTCACGATCAGCTTCCCGCTCACGAAGTACTCGTCCGCGAAGGCGTATCCGTCATGGACGAGCGGACGGCACGGCGTCAGGATATCCGCCCGCTGCAGATCGGGCTCCTGAACCTTATGCCCAACAAGATCCGCACGGAGACTCAGTTTGCACGGCTGATCGGCGCCTCGCCCCTGCAGGTTGAACTGACGCTGGTGCGAATCGGCAATCACAGGCCCAAGAACACGCCCGAGGATCACCTCATTACCTTCTACCAGACCTGGGAAGAGGTGGCGGAGCGCAAGTTTGACGGCTTCATCGTCACCGGCGCGCCCGTGGAGCTATTGCCCTTCGAGGAGGTCTCCTATTGGGAGGAACTGACGCGCATCTTCGATTGGACGACCTCTCACGTCCATTCCTCCTTCTTCATCTGCTGGGGCGCGATGGCCGCCGCGCGGCATTTCCACGGCGTTGCGAAACACACGCTTGAGAAAAAAGCCTTCGGCGTCTTCCGTCACCGCAACCACGCTCCCGCCTCGCCTTATCTTGCCGGCTTCTCGGACGACTTCGCCATTCCCGTCTCGCGCTGGACGGAGGTGCGCGCCGCCGACATTCCCACCGGCTCTGGCCTCGAAATGCTCATGGAATCGGACGAAACCGGGCCCTGTCTGCTCGCCGAAACGACCGGCAACCGGCTTTATATGTTCAACCACATCGAATACGATTCGACTTCGCTCAAGGAAGAATATGACCGCGATGTAGCCGCCGGGGTGTCGATCGAAGTGCCGCACGAATACTTCCCCGACGACGATCCGGCCCGCCCGCCGCTTAACCGCTGGCGTTCGCACGCCCATCTGCTCTTCGGCAACTGGATCAACCAGGTCTATCAGACCACGCCATACGAGATCGAGAAGATCGGCGAAGCCCCGCAACTCGTCATGCCGTGA
- a CDS encoding DUF3108 domain-containing protein, translated as MAGLFQAFLVALVVTVPAPRKEGLQSFSGEYSVTFLGIPVAYSTFNSTFEGNSFSVKGTASAAGLAQLFDDTQGSVSAAGRFAGNRTQPTAFRVDYTEGKKSQMTSIRFKGGSVTRTDNVPPLKKRGKDWVPLTNAHLRTVTDPLSATLVRADSLAEVCGRTIKIYDGELRFDLTLSYQSTGTMAIDGWEGNTVTCNVRFNPVAGYRKGRKALDYLKNRSRMTITFAPLGTTGVYGPVRATVGTQIGTITVQARRFEATK; from the coding sequence ATGGCGGGACTTTTCCAGGCGTTTCTGGTCGCGCTGGTGGTGACCGTGCCCGCCCCGCGCAAAGAGGGGCTGCAATCCTTCAGCGGCGAGTATTCCGTGACATTCCTCGGCATCCCCGTCGCGTATTCGACCTTCAACAGCACCTTCGAAGGCAACTCCTTCTCGGTGAAAGGCACGGCTTCGGCCGCTGGGCTGGCGCAGCTTTTCGATGACACGCAGGGCTCGGTGTCGGCTGCCGGCCGCTTCGCAGGCAACAGGACGCAGCCCACGGCATTCCGCGTCGACTATACTGAAGGCAAGAAGTCGCAGATGACCTCGATCCGCTTCAAGGGCGGCTCCGTCACCAGGACCGACAACGTGCCGCCGCTGAAAAAGCGCGGCAAGGACTGGGTGCCTCTCACGAACGCCCATTTGCGGACGGTCACCGATCCGCTCTCGGCGACGCTGGTTCGCGCCGACAGCCTGGCGGAAGTCTGCGGGCGCACGATCAAGATCTATGACGGCGAATTGCGCTTCGACCTGACGCTCAGCTACCAATCGACCGGCACCATGGCGATCGACGGCTGGGAAGGCAATACGGTCACCTGCAACGTCCGTTTCAATCCGGTCGCAGGCTACCGCAAGGGTCGCAAGGCGCTGGACTATCTGAAAAACCGCAGTCGCATGACGATCACGTTTGCGCCGCTCGGTACGACCGGGGTATATGGCCCCGTCCGCGCCACGGTCGGCACCCAGATCGGCACGATCACCGTCCAGGCGCGAAGGTTCGAGGCCACGAAATAG
- a CDS encoding alpha/beta hydrolase, whose translation MTKRLLLWLLGIVVVLIVAVVLAFRLSPWPSVAIIQEAFSRGDRASEAALEKHVPDNILTRRDLAYGDGPDEMFDIYYPEGADGPLPTIVWVHGGGWVAGSKEGVANYLKILAGRGYTTVGLEYSHGFGVTYPKPVEQVNAALGHLVRNAAGLNIDPDTIILAGDSAGAQIAAQVAIITTDPAYAGQVGIAPQLNPDRLAAILLLSGAYDIESVDLEGNYGWLARTVLWAYSGTRDFMRDERFRLASVTNYVTNAFPPAFISSGNGDPLAPQAVALVRRLEELNVEVDSLFFPANYSPPLPHEYQFNLDIAAGQEALDRMLAFMAANVER comes from the coding sequence ATGACCAAACGTTTGCTTCTCTGGCTCCTGGGCATAGTCGTCGTGCTCATCGTGGCGGTCGTGCTGGCCTTCCGGCTCAGCCCCTGGCCGTCGGTGGCGATCATCCAGGAGGCGTTCTCCCGTGGCGACCGGGCATCTGAAGCCGCGCTCGAGAAGCACGTCCCGGACAACATCCTCACGCGGCGGGATCTCGCCTATGGCGACGGACCGGACGAGATGTTCGACATCTATTATCCCGAGGGCGCCGACGGGCCGCTGCCGACAATCGTCTGGGTGCATGGCGGCGGATGGGTGGCCGGCAGCAAGGAAGGCGTCGCCAACTATCTGAAGATTCTGGCCGGCCGCGGCTACACGACCGTGGGTCTGGAATATTCACACGGCTTCGGCGTGACCTATCCCAAGCCGGTCGAGCAGGTGAACGCAGCACTCGGCCATCTCGTTCGCAATGCCGCCGGTCTCAATATCGACCCCGACACGATCATCTTAGCCGGCGATTCTGCCGGGGCGCAGATTGCAGCACAGGTCGCCATCATCACCACCGATCCGGCCTATGCCGGGCAGGTTGGCATTGCACCGCAGCTGAACCCCGATCGGCTTGCCGCCATCCTGCTGCTCTCCGGCGCCTATGACATCGAATCGGTCGATTTGGAGGGCAATTACGGCTGGCTCGCCAGAACGGTGCTCTGGGCTTATTCGGGAACCAGGGACTTCATGAGGGATGAGCGGTTCAGGCTGGCTTCCGTGACGAACTACGTGACCAACGCTTTCCCGCCGGCCTTTATCTCAAGCGGCAACGGCGATCCCCTCGCACCACAGGCTGTAGCGTTGGTGCGAAGGCTTGAGGAATTGAACGTGGAGGTGGACAGCCTTTTCTTCCCGGCCAACTACAGCCCGCCGCTGCCGCATGAATATCAGTTCAACCTCGATATCGCCGCGGGTCAGGAGGCGCTCGATCGCATGCTCGCCTTTATGGCGGCAAATGTTGAGCGGTAG